CCGTCTATCTCGTCACATTCATCGTGGCTTTCGAGTACCCGCGTGCGTTCCACCGCGGCATCCTGACGGTGCTGCTGGCGCTGGGCATGGCGGCGGCGATCCCCGAGTGGTCAGTGAAGTACACGCTGTCTGCCGTGCTCGGCGAACTCGCGTTGGTGGGCTGGTGCTTCCATGGCGAACTGGCCGCGCGTGCGCCGGCACCGGCGTGGCTCACGCGATATTTCCTCGTCGTGTCTGCCGGCGGCGCGATGGGGAGTGCGCTCGTGGCGTTCGGCGCGCCCGCCTTCTTCAACGGTCTGCTCGAATACCCGCTCACGCTGATGCTGGCCGCGCTCGTCCTCGGTGCCGTCTACGTCCTGCGCGGGGAGCACGCCGCGACCATCGGTGCCGCGCGTCTCGCCAGAACCGTTGGCGTGATGTTGGCCGTGCTGGGAGGAACCGTGGGCGGCAAGACGCTCCTTGGCTGGAACAGCCTCACCTCCGATGCGATCTTCGCGTCGCGGAGCTTCTTCGGCGCGCTGCGCGTGCGGGAACAGCAGTTCGACGATGGCGCGCGCTATCACCGGTTGCTGCACGGCACGACCCTGCACGGCCTGCAGCATCTCGGCGCGGAGAAGGCACGCAGGCCCACCACCTACTACACGCCGACGAGCGGTGTGGGGCAGGCCTTGAGCGCGCTCTCGTTGCAGGAGCAGCCGGTGCGCGTCGGGGTGATAGGCCTCGGCGCGGGCACGCTCGCGGCGTACGGCCGCAAGGGGGATGCGTACACGTTCTTCGAGATCGATCCGCAGGTCGTCGCGCTGTCAACGGCACCGGCGCCGCTGTTCACGTACCTCCGCGACTCGGAGGCACGCGTGGACATCACGGGTGGCGACGCGCGGTTGAGTCTCGAGCGCGCCAGCCCGTACGGATTCGATCTGCTCGCCGTCGACGCCTTCAGCAGCGATTCGGTGCCCGTCCACCTGCTCACGCGCGAAGCCTTCGCGCTGTACGCGCGCCACCTGCGATCGCCGCAGGGCGTGCTGGCCGTCCACGTCTCCAACCGCTTCCTCGAACTCGAAGCGATCGTGCAGGCCGGCGGCGCCACAGCGGGATTCACCACCGTCCAGGTGGACGACGACATCGAGACCGACGATGCGGATCGCAGCACGTGGATGCTGCTCGCCCGCGATCCGTCGGTGCTCGCCCATTTCGGCGATGCGTGGAACGACGCACCGGTGACCCCGTGGACCGACGCGTCGAGCAACCTGTTCCAGGCCCTGCGCTGGTGACGATCGCATGAGCCGTGCCGCGCCGCTCGCCTGCGCCATCACGCTCGGCGCCTGCCTGCTGTTCCAGATCCAGTTCCTGCTCGCGCGACAGATCCTCCCGTGGTTCGGCGGCTCTCCCGCCGTGTGGTCCACCAGTCTTGTCGTGTTCCAGGTCTTGCTGCTGGCGGGCTACGCCTGGGCGCACGGCCTGGCGCGCCTGCCATCGAAGCGCTGGCAGGCCGGCCTGCAGGCAGCGCTCGTCATCGCAGGTCTGGGCGTCGTGGCGTGGCACACGATAATGTGGCCATCGCCGGTGATGCCCGGCGCCAACTGGAAACCTGTCGCTGACCAATCACCCATCGCATCGATCGCGGTGCTGCTCGTCGCGACGATCGGCGTGCCGTTCCTGACGCTCGCAAGTACGAGTCCCCTGCTCCAGCGATGGCATGCGGCGGGCGTCTTCACGCGGCGCGCAGACACATCGACAGTCGGCCGTACCGGCTCGCCCTATCGCTGGTACGCCGCCTCGAATGCCGGATCCCTCGTCGGCCTGCTCTCCTATCCCCTCGTCGTCGAACCGAATCTCGATCTGCTCCGCCAGGGTCGCTGGTGGTCGCTCGGGTACGTCGCATTCGCCGCCGCCATGCTGGCGTGCGCGTGGATGGCGGGGACGGATCCGGGCACCGGGCACCGGGCAGCGGGCACCGGAACACGGCCGGACACCGGGGACGGGACAGTGCGCACCGGAGAACAGTCGGGCACCGGCAGCGCGGCGGACGCTCGTGGCGGTGCCGCGGCGATGGCGCTCGCGGCGGTGCTGGCGGCCGTGCCGGCGGCGCTGCTGCAGGCGACCACGACCCTGCTCACGCAGGACATCGCGGCGGTGCCCTTCCTCTGGATGTTGCCGCTGGCGGTGTATCTCCTCACGTTCATCGTGGCGTTCGAGCGCCCCGCGGTGTGCCCGCGCGCGCCGCTGGCCATCGCGCTGGCCATCGGCGGTCTCCTGTCGATCTGGCGAGGACCGGCAGGCGTGGCGCTGGTCCTCGCGCTGGCCACCATGGCAGTCGCAGGGTTGGCGCTGCACGGTGAACTCGCACGCCGGGCACCACCAGCCGACAGGCTCACGCGGTACTACCTCGCAGTCGCGGCGGGCGGCGCGGGCGGCAGCGCGCTCGTGGCGTTCGGCGCACCGCTCACGTTCGCGCGCGTCATCGAGTATCCCGTGACCCTCGTGGCGGCGCTCGTCACGCTCGCCCTCGTCGTGTGGAGCGACAGGCACACGTCATCACACCCGCAGAAACAGCGCCTGCTTGCGCAAGGGTTGATGCTCGCGGCACTGGTGCTCACTGCAGCGACCGATATCGAATCCCGACTGGTCGCCATGCAGACGACGCACGCGTCGCGCAGCTTCTTCGGCACCGTTCGCGTGCGCGATCTCCGTACCGCCGACGGCGCGCACATACGACACCTGATCCACGGCACGACGCTGCACGGCATGCAGATACTGGACGACAATCGCCGGCTCGAACCGACGGCCTACTTCAGGCCCACGAGCGGGATCGGCCGCGCGATGGCGGCGCTTCGCGCGCGCCGCGAGCCACTGCGCGTGGTGGTCGTCGGTCTCGGGATCGGCACGCTGGCCGCATACGGCCGCGAGGGCGATCGCCTCACGTTCATCGAGATCGATCCGCAGGTCGCGGCGTTGTCGGCGGGCCCGAGTCCGGCGTTCACGTTCCTGCGCCAGGGGCCGGCCACGACCGACATCGTCGTTGGCGACGGACGGCTCGTGCTCGAACAGCAGCCGCCCCTTCACGCCGATCTCCTCGTCGTCGACGCGTTCAGCAGCGACGCGGTGCCCGTGCACCTCATCACCGTCGAAGCACTCGGGCAGTACGAACGGCATCTGCGCGACGCACGAGGGCTCATCGCGATCCACGTATCCAACCGCTACCTCGACCTCGTCGACGTCGCCGTCGCCACCGCGCACGCGCACGGGCTGACCGCCGTCCACATCGAGGACGCAGCCACGACACTCACCAGTCGCGCGTCGGACTGGGTCCTCCTCGCACGCGATCCCGCCAGTGTCACGCCCTTTGGGGCCGTCGCCTCGTCCAACGCACACCCCTGGACCGACACATGGAGCGCCCCGTGGCAGGCCAGGAAGCGGTGAGCGGCATCACTCGCGCTACCCTATCCCCGATGCTGACTGCGCCTGAATCGCTCGAAGGCTGGTGCCTGCTGCACCAGATGTTCCGCGTCAACTGGTCGTCACTGCAGGACGCGACGCCTCACGACTGCGCCACGCTGGCGAGCGGTCTCCAGGACTTCCTCACGGGCGTCACGCCCGACGATGGGAGCTCGATCGCCGTGGCGATGCTCGGACACAAGGCCGACCTGATGCTCGTCCACGCGCGGCGCTCGTTCGACGCGCTCGTGCAGGCGCAACTCGACGTGGCACGCCTGCCGATGGCCGAAGTGCTCGAATCCGCGACGTCGTACGTGTCGGTCGTCGAGCTCGGCATGTACGAGATGACGGCCAAGATCGACGAGCAGCTGAAGGCGCGCGGTCTGACGCACGGCTCCGACGAGTATCGTGCGGCGATGAAGGAGGCGATGGACGCCCAGCACGGACGCGTGAGCGGGCGCCTGTTCGCGCCGTTCCCGGCACGCCGCTACGTCTGCTTCTACCCGATGGACAAGCGGCGCGGCGAGATCAAGAACTGGTACGGCGCGCCGTTCGAGAAGCGCGCGGCGATGATGCGTGAACACGGACACATCGGCAGGCTGTACGCCGGCGCCGTGACGCAGATCATCTCCGGATCGATCGGGTTCGACGACTGGGAATGGGGCGTGGACCTGTTTGCCGACGACCCGATCGTGTTCAAGAAGCTGATTTACGAGATGCGCTTCGACGAGGCGAGCGCCGACTACGGCGAATTCGGCCCGTTCTACACGGGGGTGCAATTCTCCGCGTCGCAGGTCGCGACATGGCTGGAGGGCCGGACGCCCGCGCTCCTGCCTGCAGGCGCGGGTCAGTAACCCGACGCGCCGCTTACCGGCGCAACGGTCGCGCCCTTCGATTCCTGCACGATCTTGACGCCGGCGCTCGCGCCAATGCGCGTGGCGCCGGCCTTGACCATCTCCTGCGCACCGCTCAGGTCGCGCACGCCGCCAGCGGCCTTCACGCCCATCTCCGCGCCCACCACGCGCCGCATCAAGGCGACGTCGGCAGGCGTCGCGCCCGCACGCGCGAAGCCCGTGGACGTCTTCACGAACGTCGCGCCCGCGGCCTTGGCGAGCGTACAGGCGGTGACCTTTTCCTCGTCGGTGAGCAGCGCCGTCTCGATGATCACCTTGCTCACCACACCTGCCGCGCGGCACGCGTCGACCACGGCATCGATGTCCAGTTGCACCGTACGCACGTCGCCGGACTTGAGCGCGCCGATGTTGATCACCGTGTCGACCTCAGTCACGCCGTCGAAGATCGCGCGACGCGTCTCGTACTGCTTCACGTCCGGCGTCGTGGCGCCGAGCGGGAATCCCACCACCGTACACACGCCCACGGGACTCCCGTGCAGCAGGCGCGCCGCGAGCGTGATCCACGTGGGATTGAGGCACACCGTCGCGAAGCCGTGTGCGCGCGCTTCGGCGCACAGCGTCTCGATCTCGGCCTGCGTCGCGTCGGCCTTCAGCAGCGTGTGGTCGATCAGTCCGGCAACGGTCCCCGCCGGCGCACCTGACGCCTGCAGCCCGAGGCGGCTCGCGCCCGCATCGAGCACGCCGCGCAGTCGATCCGGGCAGCAGTCGACGTGCACGCTGTGGCACGTACACCTGCCCCCCGGCGCACCGCCCGTCGCGCGCAGCACTTCCTCGGTGACAATCTGCACCAGCCGTTCGATGTCCAGCGTCGAGTAGCTCATTCCGTATCCGGTACGACCACGCTCGGCGAGCGGGCCTACCCGTCCAGCCGTTTCAGTTTCAGCACTCTCCGGATGTAGCGCGGTTCGGTCATGGACGTCGTGAAGAACGTCACGGCGATCGCCAGCGCATCGCTCGTGGAGACGAGCGTGGCCCCGAGCGCGAGGACGTTGGCGCCATTGTGCTGCCGCGCGTAGCGGGCCAGCGTCTCGTTGAAACACAACGCCGCACGCACGCCCCGCACCTTGTTGGCCGCCATCGTCGATCCGAGCCCGGCGCCGTCGATCACGATGCCCGCATCGGCCTCGCCACGCACCACCACGAGGCCGACCTGCTCGGCGATGTCCGGGTAGTCGACGGGCGCTGGCGATGCGCCCTCTGGTCCGACAGCCTGTACGGCAAGTCCTCGCCCGCGCAGCGCAGACACCAGGAACTGCTTCAGCGCCACGCCCGTGTGGTCGCTGCCAACGACGACACGCCTGACGTCGGCCACGGGCATGAGATCCGCGCCGTCACCGTCGACGACCTGGTCGGCGCGCAGGACCGTGATCCGCCTGTCGCGTAGGGTGTCGGCGGCCAGCGGCGTGACGTGGCCGCCCGGCAACAGCTCCACCGTGCTGCCCTCGGGCAGCATGCGGGCGTCGGCCTCCGTGATCATCGCGAAACGTGCCATGTGTGCTAGCCTGCGCCGGCCGATGACTCTCGATCCCGAGTCCCTGCCCGACCACCCTGCCCCGCTGCTCACGCAGGAGGCGATCGCCATCAGGGTCGCCGAGATCGCCGCGCAGATCCGCGCTGATTATGCCAGCACCCGCGACCTCCACCTGATTTGCGTGCTGAAAGGCGCCTTTGTCTTCTTCTCGGACCTGGTCCGCCAGCTCGATCGTCCGGCCACGCTGGACTTCATCGTGGCGTCGAGCTACCACAAGGCGACGCGGTCGTCGGGTGAAGTACGCCTGATCAAGGACCTCGACACCGGCATCGAAGGGCGGCACGTGGTGATCGTCGAGGACATCGTCGACACGGGCCTCACGCTCACGTACCTGCAGGACATCCTGCGCGCGCGCGGCCCGGTGTCCGTGAAGACAGCGTGCCTGCTCAGCAAGCCGTCGCGGCGCGAGGTCGACGTGATGGTCGACTACACGGGATTCACGATCGAGGACCGCTTCGTGGTCGGCTACGGCCTCGACTACGCCGAGAAGTACCGCAACCTGCCCTACATCGGCGTCCTCGACGCCAGGACCTGAGCGGCCGATGAGAGATGGAGCGAACGGGCGTCAGTCCGCTGGTCAGCGCAACGCCGCGCGCACGCGGTCGGCCATGCGTTGGGCGTCGGCGAGGACGGCCTTCGCGTCGAGCGTCCTCACGATGCGGTCGTGCATGAGGATGCGGCCGTTGACCACCGTCGTGCGCACGTCGCTGGCCTTGGCAGCGTAGACCACCTGCGCGATTGGATCGAACATCGGCTGCAGGTGCGGCTGCGTGGTGTCCACGACGATGACGTCGGCGCGGCGCCCTGGCGTGATCTGTCCCAGGCGATCGGCCATGCCGATGGCCCTCGCGCCACCGCGCGTGGCCATGTCGAGCACGAATGACGCTGGCGCGACTGTCGGATCCGCGCGCACCACTTTCTGCAGAAACGCCGCCTGTCGCATCGCCTCGAACATGTCGAGGTCGTTGTTGCTCGCGGCACCATCGGTCCCGAGACCGACGGTGACGCCCGCCGCGGCGTAGTCGCCGAGCGGCGCGGTCCCGCTCGCCAGCTTCATGTTGCTTTCGGGATTGTGCGAGATGGCCGTCCCCGACTCGGCCACAAGCCGGATGTCGTTCGGGCCGAGCCACACACCGTGCGCACCGATCACGTGAGGTCCGAGCAGCGCCAGCTTCGCGAGATATCCGGTCGGCGACAGCCCGAGCGTTCTGATTGCGTCTTCGCGTTCGGTGCGCGTCTCTTCCAGATGGATCAGCAACGGCACTCTCCGCTCGCGTGCCAGACGATCGGTGGCACGCAGCGTGTCGGCGCTGAGCGTGTACATCGAATGCGGTGCGACGGCCGGCGTCACGAGCGCGTCGCCCTTGTACCTGGCGATGAACGTCTGCGCGCGTGCGAGTGCCTCCTCGGGCGTTCTCGCGTCTCCGACCGGGAACTGGATGATCGTCTGGCCGAGCACACCGCGCAGACCGGCTTCCTTCGCCGCTTCGGCGACCTCCTCCTCGAAGTAGTACATGTCGACGAAGGTGGTCGTGCCGCCGAGGATCATTTCGAGCGCCGCGAGGCGCGTGCCCGCGCGTACGAACTCGGGCGACACCGTCTTCCCTTCCGCCGGGAAGATGTACTTGGACAGCCAGTCCTGCAGGTTCAGGTCGTTGCCGAGCCCGCGATACAGCACCATCGCGGCGTGCGTGTGTGTATTGATGAGCCCCGGAAGCACGACCTGCCCTGTCGCGTCGACCGTCTCGGCAGGTGAGAATGCCGCGGCAATCTCCTCCGGTGTCCCCACGCCGACGATGTCGGTACCCGCAACGGCGATCGCCCCGGGCGAGAGGACATGCCGCGCATCGTCCATCGTGACGATGGTGCCGCCGGTGATGACCAGCGACGCCAACTGTCGTCCGTCCTGCGCATCGGCGGCCGGCCGGCACGCACTACCCGCTGCCATGGCGAGCGTCGCGACCACCCGCAGGCACACACGCGTCAACGCGTTCCGCTCGATGCGCATCATGCGTCCCTACACGTTGAAGCGGAACAGAAGGACGTCGCCGTCCTGCACGACGTACTCCTTCCCTTCCGATCGCACCAGCCCCTGCTCGCGAGCCGGCTTCCAACCACCCACTCGCACGAAGTCGTCGTACGCCACGGTCTCGGCGCGGATGAACCCCTTCTCGAAGTCCGTGTGGATCACGCCGGCGGCGGCCGGTGCCTTGTCGCCCGCGTGGATCGTCCAGGCGCGCACTTCCTTCTCGCCCGCCGTGAAGTAGCTGCGAAGGCCGAGCAGGATGTAGGCCGCGCGCGCGAGCCGATCGAGTCCTGATTCCTCCAGCCCGAGCGACGAGAGGAACTCCAGGCGATCCGCCGCGTCGAGTTCGGCCAGTTCGGCCTCCACCTTCGCGGAGAACACGACGACGCCGGCGTTCTCGTGCTCCTCGGTGATGCGTGCGCGGAGTTGCTCGACCAAGGCGTTGCCCGTCGCGGCCTCGTCTTCGCGCACGTTCGCCGCGTACAGCACGGGCTTGGACGTCAGCAGATTGAGCGCCTTGAAGGCAGGCACGAGTTCGTCCGACGGCTCGTACAACCGCGCCGGCTTGCCGGCTTCGAGCAGCGTCTTGACGGCCTCGACCATCGCGACTTCGGCCTTGGCCGCGGCGTCGCCCGATCGCGCCATCTTCACCGACTTCTCCAGGCGCTTCTCCACCGTGGCGAGATCCGACAGCCCGAGCTCGATGTTGATGATTTCGCGATCGCGCACCGGATCGGGTGCGCCCATCACGTGCTGGATGTTCTCGTCCTCGAAGCAGCGCACCACGTGGACAATCGCGTCGACCTCGCGGATGTTGTGCAGGAACTGGTTGCCCAATCCCTCCCCCTGACTCGCGCCCTTCACGAGGCCGGCGATGTCCACGAACTCCACGGACGCCGGCA
This genomic interval from Acidobacteriota bacterium contains the following:
- a CDS encoding fused MFS/spermidine synthase, which encodes MTGSAVFGLAIALGACLLFQVQFLLAKLILPWFGGSPSVWSTSLVVFQVLLLAGYAYAHAIAALPRRAQLTRHVAVVAVILGVLIWRAATWPSPVTPGDDWKPDPDRSPIAQILVLLTGAIGLPFLVLASTSPLLQRWHADRWPDRSPYRLYALSNLGSLVGLVSYPFLVEPHLDVFQQGRWWALAYGLYAVAVMACVRGMRTIPVATQHGAAIAPTVGLDAPTTVRRPRLGDHVLWLVLAAVPAALLQATTTRITQDIAAVPFLWMVPLAVYLVTFIVAFEYPRAFHRGILTVLLALGMAAAIPEWSVKYTLSAVLGELALVGWCFHGELAARAPAPAWLTRYFLVVSAGGAMGSALVAFGAPAFFNGLLEYPLTLMLAALVLGAVYVLRGEHAATIGAARLARTVGVMLAVLGGTVGGKTLLGWNSLTSDAIFASRSFFGALRVREQQFDDGARYHRLLHGTTLHGLQHLGAEKARRPTTYYTPTSGVGQALSALSLQEQPVRVGVIGLGAGTLAAYGRKGDAYTFFEIDPQVVALSTAPAPLFTYLRDSEARVDITGGDARLSLERASPYGFDLLAVDAFSSDSVPVHLLTREAFALYARHLRSPQGVLAVHVSNRFLELEAIVQAGGATAGFTTVQVDDDIETDDADRSTWMLLARDPSVLAHFGDAWNDAPVTPWTDASSNLFQALRW
- a CDS encoding fused MFS/spermidine synthase; translated protein: MSRAAPLACAITLGACLLFQIQFLLARQILPWFGGSPAVWSTSLVVFQVLLLAGYAWAHGLARLPSKRWQAGLQAALVIAGLGVVAWHTIMWPSPVMPGANWKPVADQSPIASIAVLLVATIGVPFLTLASTSPLLQRWHAAGVFTRRADTSTVGRTGSPYRWYAASNAGSLVGLLSYPLVVEPNLDLLRQGRWWSLGYVAFAAAMLACAWMAGTDPGTGHRAAGTGTRPDTGDGTVRTGEQSGTGSAADARGGAAAMALAAVLAAVPAALLQATTTLLTQDIAAVPFLWMLPLAVYLLTFIVAFERPAVCPRAPLAIALAIGGLLSIWRGPAGVALVLALATMAVAGLALHGELARRAPPADRLTRYYLAVAAGGAGGSALVAFGAPLTFARVIEYPVTLVAALVTLALVVWSDRHTSSHPQKQRLLAQGLMLAALVLTAATDIESRLVAMQTTHASRSFFGTVRVRDLRTADGAHIRHLIHGTTLHGMQILDDNRRLEPTAYFRPTSGIGRAMAALRARREPLRVVVVGLGIGTLAAYGREGDRLTFIEIDPQVAALSAGPSPAFTFLRQGPATTDIVVGDGRLVLEQQPPLHADLLVVDAFSSDAVPVHLITVEALGQYERHLRDARGLIAIHVSNRYLDLVDVAVATAHAHGLTAVHIEDAATTLTSRASDWVLLARDPASVTPFGAVASSNAHPWTDTWSAPWQARKR
- a CDS encoding heme-dependent peroxidase is translated as MLTAPESLEGWCLLHQMFRVNWSSLQDATPHDCATLASGLQDFLTGVTPDDGSSIAVAMLGHKADLMLVHARRSFDALVQAQLDVARLPMAEVLESATSYVSVVELGMYEMTAKIDEQLKARGLTHGSDEYRAAMKEAMDAQHGRVSGRLFAPFPARRYVCFYPMDKRRGEIKNWYGAPFEKRAAMMREHGHIGRLYAGAVTQIISGSIGFDDWEWGVDLFADDPIVFKKLIYEMRFDEASADYGEFGPFYTGVQFSASQVATWLEGRTPALLPAGAGQ
- the deoC gene encoding deoxyribose-phosphate aldolase; amino-acid sequence: MSYSTLDIERLVQIVTEEVLRATGGAPGGRCTCHSVHVDCCPDRLRGVLDAGASRLGLQASGAPAGTVAGLIDHTLLKADATQAEIETLCAEARAHGFATVCLNPTWITLAARLLHGSPVGVCTVVGFPLGATTPDVKQYETRRAIFDGVTEVDTVINIGALKSGDVRTVQLDIDAVVDACRAAGVVSKVIIETALLTDEEKVTACTLAKAAGATFVKTSTGFARAGATPADVALMRRVVGAEMGVKAAGGVRDLSGAQEMVKAGATRIGASAGVKIVQESKGATVAPVSGASGY
- a CDS encoding RpiB/LacA/LacB family sugar-phosphate isomerase yields the protein MPVADVRRVVVGSDHTGVALKQFLVSALRGRGLAVQAVGPEGASPAPVDYPDIAEQVGLVVVRGEADAGIVIDGAGLGSTMAANKVRGVRAALCFNETLARYARQHNGANVLALGATLVSTSDALAIAVTFFTTSMTEPRYIRRVLKLKRLDG
- the hpt gene encoding hypoxanthine phosphoribosyltransferase translates to MTLDPESLPDHPAPLLTQEAIAIRVAEIAAQIRADYASTRDLHLICVLKGAFVFFSDLVRQLDRPATLDFIVASSYHKATRSSGEVRLIKDLDTGIEGRHVVIVEDIVDTGLTLTYLQDILRARGPVSVKTACLLSKPSRREVDVMVDYTGFTIEDRFVVGYGLDYAEKYRNLPYIGVLDART
- a CDS encoding amidohydrolase, whose protein sequence is MRIERNALTRVCLRVVATLAMAAGSACRPAADAQDGRQLASLVITGGTIVTMDDARHVLSPGAIAVAGTDIVGVGTPEEIAAAFSPAETVDATGQVVLPGLINTHTHAAMVLYRGLGNDLNLQDWLSKYIFPAEGKTVSPEFVRAGTRLAALEMILGGTTTFVDMYYFEEEVAEAAKEAGLRGVLGQTIIQFPVGDARTPEEALARAQTFIARYKGDALVTPAVAPHSMYTLSADTLRATDRLARERRVPLLIHLEETRTEREDAIRTLGLSPTGYLAKLALLGPHVIGAHGVWLGPNDIRLVAESGTAISHNPESNMKLASGTAPLGDYAAAGVTVGLGTDGAASNNDLDMFEAMRQAAFLQKVVRADPTVAPASFVLDMATRGGARAIGMADRLGQITPGRRADVIVVDTTQPHLQPMFDPIAQVVYAAKASDVRTTVVNGRILMHDRIVRTLDAKAVLADAQRMADRVRAALR
- the ychF gene encoding redox-regulated ATPase YchF, producing the protein MLRLGIVGLPNVGKSTLFNALTSAGALVANYPFATIEPNTGIVMVPDPRLTGLEKLVSPERVVPASVEFVDIAGLVKGASQGEGLGNQFLHNIREVDAIVHVVRCFEDENIQHVMGAPDPVRDREIINIELGLSDLATVEKRLEKSVKMARSGDAAAKAEVAMVEAVKTLLEAGKPARLYEPSDELVPAFKALNLLTSKPVLYAANVREDEAATGNALVEQLRARITEEHENAGVVVFSAKVEAELAELDAADRLEFLSSLGLEESGLDRLARAAYILLGLRSYFTAGEKEVRAWTIHAGDKAPAAAGVIHTDFEKGFIRAETVAYDDFVRVGGWKPAREQGLVRSEGKEYVVQDGDVLLFRFNV